A single Chlamydia suis DNA region contains:
- the rpsD gene encoding 30S ribosomal protein S4: MARYCGPKNRIARRFGANIFGRGRNPLLRKPNPPGQHGMQRKKKSDYGLQLEEKQKLKACYGMILEKQLVKAYKEVVNKQGNVAQLFLEKFECRLDNIVYRLGFAKTIFAAQQLVSHGHVLVNGKKVDRRSFFVRPGMQISLKEKSKRLAIVTESLENKDQSSLPAYLSLDKAACKGELVVAPELDQIASQLPLPVNVSVICEFLSHRT, translated from the coding sequence ATGGCGAGATATTGTGGCCCTAAAAACAGAATTGCGAGACGTTTTGGAGCTAACATCTTTGGGAGAGGTCGGAACCCTTTGCTGAGAAAACCCAATCCTCCGGGTCAGCACGGCATGCAGAGAAAAAAGAAATCTGACTATGGTCTACAGTTAGAGGAAAAGCAAAAGTTAAAAGCTTGCTATGGGATGATCTTAGAAAAGCAGTTAGTCAAGGCTTACAAAGAGGTTGTAAACAAGCAAGGGAATGTTGCACAACTCTTTTTGGAAAAATTTGAATGTCGCTTGGATAACATTGTTTACCGCTTAGGTTTTGCTAAGACTATTTTTGCTGCTCAGCAGTTGGTCTCTCACGGACACGTTCTGGTGAATGGAAAGAAAGTGGACAGACGTTCTTTCTTTGTTCGCCCCGGTATGCAGATCTCTTTGAAAGAAAAATCCAAACGATTAGCTATAGTTACAGAGTCTTTGGAAAACAAAGATCAGAGTTCTCTTCCAGCCTATTTGTCGCTTGATAAAGCAGCTTGCAAAGGGGAGTTGGTTGTGGCTCCAGAACTGGATCAGATAGCTTCTCAGCTTCCTTTGCCAGTGAACGTTTCTGTTATCTGCGAGTTTTTATCTCACAGAACATAG
- a CDS encoding CT620/CT621 family type III secretion system effector, producing MTRINHTQGPSTDYNKTLEAIAKNCAQQDSAIVSQVTQYEQLKMDQEALKALLVSFDQKANQQYRDLIQRLEQFELERQTVPFPESSVIQEQPKASMQSENQVIAQAVVHGDSGVPIFTGIRQSWAVRMVVGIRELLDQILIKEALFTEEERGDLLAIRLDAAALQDKQEQLSAEDVRALLSLSKDVMKVLQKASLTSTQKLEWFQFLSQLFGTEEDLAQSFARVRLDNFHIILTTIKELLTEETFGIFQDVDAEISSIKRSSEDFLSQEHLEAIARVGGHLSSKIVESDLKASYKVDLCQRIASMYQEQVDAVQAYQDLEQEALLVNSWQHNHFIQVISLVASLLQVLSPTSEEERILLNPAMMVTLLPTVRSIGFRFSSLTADQQQMINTAVASLQHQQVDEYLGVLWAHLILINCQNPETGLLEGVEESFAEALSGLSQTFVLTAKMQEILQTCAQHGQVTLTNGETYRLFLYNDRGEAVCDEMVLGDSFHRVLETMLTVALSQAEVFKQEREGFLLTADSEKSVLHKRVVQGELKSQFLTNLQADLNAGKTVAQTKGVEASPLPSAVASVLIDHYMPKEVGFLEAVSAKLYYGNKGSSIGNTILEAISAYVNSATHFGFANYIGQPPAAGKTGPNIFAGSVDGAKEKLEEEKKQVDEFLKITTDAKAVVADQQNLVTADTRLSEEQKTKLKDELTRYTDILTAISTALTSLKTHLEPLKVVAVNGVAGVFEVKNGIDGQDKTNWRLVLQTLEDTVVSGKVGDAVNIGMFQMQALVHSNQQAYADMGQNFQLELQMHLTSMQQEWMVVATSLQLLNQIYLGLARNLAR from the coding sequence ATGACCCGTATTAATCACACACAAGGCCCCTCAACGGATTATAATAAAACTCTTGAGGCTATAGCAAAAAATTGTGCTCAACAAGACTCTGCGATTGTTTCCCAGGTAACTCAATATGAGCAGCTCAAAATGGATCAGGAAGCGCTTAAGGCGCTTCTTGTTTCTTTTGATCAAAAGGCGAACCAGCAATATCGTGATCTTATTCAACGCTTGGAACAATTTGAGTTAGAAAGACAGACTGTGCCATTCCCAGAAAGCTCTGTTATCCAGGAGCAGCCAAAGGCTTCTATGCAGTCAGAGAATCAGGTTATTGCACAGGCTGTGGTACATGGAGATTCTGGTGTACCGATTTTTACCGGTATTCGTCAGAGTTGGGCTGTGCGGATGGTTGTGGGGATACGAGAGCTTCTCGATCAAATTTTGATAAAGGAAGCGCTTTTTACAGAAGAAGAGCGGGGAGATCTTCTTGCTATTCGTTTGGATGCCGCAGCTCTTCAAGATAAACAAGAGCAGTTATCGGCAGAGGATGTGCGTGCATTGCTATCCCTCTCTAAAGATGTAATGAAGGTTTTGCAAAAAGCTTCTTTGACTAGTACTCAGAAATTGGAATGGTTTCAATTTCTGTCGCAGCTTTTTGGAACAGAAGAGGATTTAGCGCAGTCCTTTGCTCGGGTGCGATTGGATAACTTTCATATAATTTTAACGACAATTAAAGAGCTTTTAACGGAAGAAACTTTTGGTATTTTTCAAGATGTTGATGCTGAGATCTCTTCTATCAAACGCTCTAGTGAAGATTTTCTTAGCCAGGAACATCTAGAAGCCATTGCGAGGGTAGGTGGCCATCTTTCTTCTAAAATTGTAGAGTCAGACCTGAAGGCCAGTTATAAGGTAGACCTGTGTCAGCGGATAGCTTCTATGTATCAAGAGCAAGTAGATGCGGTTCAAGCATATCAAGATCTTGAGCAAGAAGCCTTATTGGTAAATTCCTGGCAACACAATCACTTTATACAGGTAATTTCTTTAGTTGCTTCGCTTTTGCAGGTTTTATCTCCGACGAGTGAAGAGGAGCGTATTTTATTGAATCCTGCGATGATGGTAACTCTTTTACCTACTGTGCGATCCATTGGTTTTCGCTTTAGTTCTTTAACGGCAGATCAGCAACAGATGATCAATACCGCAGTAGCATCTCTACAGCACCAGCAGGTAGATGAGTATCTAGGGGTTTTATGGGCACACCTCATCCTCATCAATTGTCAGAATCCAGAAACCGGATTATTGGAGGGGGTAGAAGAGAGTTTTGCAGAAGCATTAAGTGGACTCAGTCAAACGTTTGTTCTTACTGCTAAAATGCAGGAGATTTTGCAGACTTGTGCTCAACATGGGCAGGTAACACTAACCAATGGCGAAACGTACAGACTATTTCTTTACAATGATAGAGGAGAGGCCGTTTGCGATGAGATGGTGTTAGGGGATAGTTTTCACAGAGTGTTGGAAACAATGTTGACAGTGGCGCTCTCTCAGGCAGAAGTATTTAAGCAAGAAAGAGAGGGGTTCCTTCTTACAGCCGATTCCGAAAAAAGCGTGCTTCATAAACGAGTAGTTCAAGGAGAGCTTAAAAGTCAGTTTTTGACCAACTTGCAAGCCGATTTAAATGCTGGGAAAACAGTAGCACAAACTAAGGGAGTAGAAGCTTCTCCCCTTCCCTCTGCTGTAGCTTCTGTATTGATAGATCACTATATGCCTAAAGAGGTGGGCTTTTTAGAAGCCGTTTCCGCCAAGTTATATTACGGAAACAAAGGGTCCTCTATTGGAAATACGATTTTAGAGGCTATTAGTGCTTATGTGAATTCTGCTACACACTTCGGCTTTGCTAACTATATTGGGCAACCTCCGGCAGCGGGAAAAACTGGGCCAAATATTTTCGCGGGATCTGTGGATGGAGCGAAAGAGAAGCTGGAAGAAGAAAAAAAACAGGTAGATGAGTTTTTGAAAATTACAACTGATGCTAAAGCCGTAGTTGCCGATCAACAGAATCTGGTTACTGCGGATACTCGTCTATCAGAAGAGCAAAAAACAAAACTTAAGGACGAGCTTACACGATATACGGATATTTTAACTGCGATTTCGACGGCCCTCACATCATTAAAAACGCATCTAGAGCCATTAAAAGTGGTGGCTGTTAATGGTGTTGCTGGAGTTTTCGAAGTGAAAAACGGTATAGATGGACAAGATAAGACAAATTGGCGGTTAGTCTTACAGACTTTAGAAGACACAGTCGTTTCTGGAAAAGTGGGAGATGCTGTAAATATCGGAATGTTTCAGATGCAAGCTCTTGTACATTCTAATCAACAAGCTTATGCCGATATGGGGCAGAATTTTCAGTTAGAGCTACAAATGCATCTCACCTCCATGCAGCAGGAGTGGATGGTTGTGGCAACCTCTCTTCAGCTGTTGAATCAAATTTATTTAGGCTTAGCGCGTAATTTGGCTCGGTAG
- a CDS encoding LpxA family transferase, whose amino-acid sequence MVLAASFFSPEDFLYPEIVSQAEFVWSILTLLEKKLSSHTFSGILGHLESGVYLKNAETIEIQEGAYVESGAYICGPCIIGPYTQVRHGAYIRGGVITGAHSVVGHCSEIKNSYLGHHVKAAHFAYVGDSVLGARVNLGAGVRCANFRLDGKTVFFRYSGERYDTQRKKLGAFLGRGVSVGCNTVLNPGCSVVSTTKILPNQTVD is encoded by the coding sequence ATGGTTTTAGCAGCCTCGTTTTTTTCCCCGGAAGATTTTCTCTATCCAGAGATTGTGAGTCAGGCGGAATTTGTTTGGTCTATTCTAACTCTCTTAGAAAAAAAACTCTCTTCACATACCTTTTCTGGGATTTTGGGACATCTTGAGTCCGGTGTGTATTTAAAAAATGCAGAGACTATTGAGATCCAAGAAGGAGCTTATGTAGAGTCTGGGGCATATATTTGCGGGCCATGCATTATCGGACCTTACACACAGGTTCGTCATGGTGCGTATATTCGAGGCGGTGTAATAACAGGAGCTCACAGTGTGGTTGGACATTGTTCTGAGATCAAAAATAGCTATTTAGGGCACCATGTTAAGGCGGCTCACTTTGCTTATGTAGGGGATTCTGTTCTTGGGGCTCGGGTGAATTTAGGAGCTGGAGTTCGTTGCGCAAACTTTCGATTGGATGGAAAAACCGTTTTCTTCCGTTATTCTGGCGAGCGATATGATACACAAAGAAAAAAATTAGGAGCTTTTCTAGGCCGAGGAGTAAGTGTTGGGTGTAATACCGTGCTTAATCCCGGATGTTCTGTAGTTAGCACAACAAAAATTCTTCCTAATCAAACGGTTGATTAG
- a CDS encoding CT620/CT621 family type III secretion system effector: MCSMNIFNKINSISKDYTKIENLFLPTNQKKPLFLNCVMQFQKTEIERNAIQSVLSLLDNDVQDSYEQLISSLSQNTLATTAQPSNNPAAITYDPPSLNPLYNASKQAWAHNVLEDFLAVVSKATEAVFLQSMTPTTTTAPATPATAFQTLRDLEALLTKLVNKAKNGELSTEDFDRFYLLPDQIFAAIQAVPFEGNLKVLFSNQLLAALGEDASIEQVFADIRIEGLQDILNIVQTKLSPEEFASFQELQSLIDSLREYVDPFQTEGFDTILQTSEALADAIIKTSLPSNEKIELCRNIADLYRDQVLSIKNLDNVLNETIFINARMRSLFTDICSLVEFIMGSFAPIGLNETTIEVTNASIAGSLQAIRAIDARFHELTAEQQTLVNETVKKLNDFKGGDYIGAVWAYFTAATVISSNDSVSMDDVKRALTAQADTMVSSFALAETLKASMKNIVAANCRFITNVDGVDRDYTICSVDNSNKVVLNPVLLNFGSRGFLPNITLAANNHAETSARAFFRFRALTQVESAKLESTLQGSEHFLQRITQLRKDLLSYQLLAQSYEIRSLPLPSAVAAVLIDRYMPKEIDYLTQMKADLYYSNLGSSVGNAMIDAISQFVNGATYFNFASFAGQQPMTAMATDTFPGSMETAQAKLALEKQQSKLYLEYANKALEEVKTQLARVQNDTVITNEQRLRITDALQGYADNLNAISGSLVLLQIYLNPLRVGVRDGNQGGGDTGKDPEGTFHVFGGQDQWQARLETLEDALVSGLPSNIISGGLFPVQASVQADQQAFADMGQSYQLEMQMHMTAMQQEWTVVATSLQILNQIYLGLTRKLAG; this comes from the coding sequence ATGTGTTCTATGAACATATTTAACAAAATTAATTCTATTTCAAAAGATTACACTAAAATAGAAAATCTTTTTCTTCCTACTAATCAGAAAAAGCCTCTCTTCCTTAATTGTGTAATGCAATTTCAAAAAACAGAAATAGAACGCAATGCGATTCAAAGCGTGCTTTCTCTATTAGATAACGATGTACAAGACAGCTATGAACAACTCATCTCTTCCTTATCCCAGAATACCTTAGCCACAACTGCTCAACCGTCTAACAATCCTGCAGCGATTACCTATGATCCCCCCTCCCTCAACCCTCTTTACAACGCCTCTAAACAAGCTTGGGCGCACAATGTACTAGAAGACTTTTTAGCCGTTGTAAGCAAAGCAACAGAAGCCGTATTCTTGCAATCGATGACCCCTACTACAACAACAGCTCCAGCAACTCCAGCAACAGCTTTTCAGACTTTGAGAGATCTAGAAGCTTTGTTAACCAAGTTGGTAAATAAAGCAAAAAATGGAGAGTTATCCACAGAAGATTTTGATAGGTTTTATCTTCTTCCCGACCAAATCTTTGCTGCTATTCAAGCCGTTCCTTTCGAAGGAAATCTAAAAGTTCTCTTTTCTAATCAGTTACTAGCAGCTTTGGGAGAAGATGCCTCTATAGAACAGGTATTCGCAGATATTCGAATCGAAGGACTTCAAGATATTCTTAATATTGTCCAAACCAAACTCTCGCCAGAAGAGTTTGCGTCCTTTCAAGAATTACAATCTCTAATAGACTCGCTACGAGAATATGTAGACCCCTTCCAGACAGAAGGATTTGATACAATTTTACAAACTAGTGAAGCCCTAGCTGACGCTATTATCAAAACCTCCCTCCCTAGCAATGAAAAGATAGAACTTTGCCGCAATATTGCAGATCTTTACAGAGATCAAGTGCTATCCATCAAAAACTTAGATAATGTCTTAAATGAAACTATTTTTATCAACGCGCGGATGCGTTCTCTTTTTACAGATATCTGCAGCCTAGTCGAATTTATTATGGGAAGCTTTGCTCCTATTGGTTTGAATGAGACAACTATAGAGGTAACGAATGCTTCCATTGCAGGATCCCTACAAGCTATTCGTGCTATCGATGCTCGATTTCACGAACTAACTGCTGAGCAGCAAACATTAGTCAATGAAACCGTTAAAAAACTTAATGACTTTAAAGGAGGCGATTACATTGGTGCTGTTTGGGCCTATTTTACAGCAGCGACAGTCATTTCGTCTAACGACTCGGTATCTATGGATGACGTTAAGCGAGCTTTGACGGCACAAGCCGATACTATGGTCTCTTCTTTCGCTTTAGCCGAAACGCTAAAAGCCTCAATGAAAAACATTGTCGCAGCTAACTGTAGATTTATAACGAACGTCGATGGTGTAGACCGAGATTACACGATTTGTAGTGTTGATAATTCTAATAAAGTGGTCCTAAACCCTGTTCTTCTTAACTTTGGATCTAGAGGATTTTTGCCCAATATAACCTTAGCAGCAAACAATCATGCAGAAACTTCTGCCCGTGCTTTTTTTAGATTCAGAGCTTTAACTCAAGTAGAAAGTGCAAAATTAGAAAGTACTTTACAGGGCAGCGAGCATTTTCTACAAAGAATTACTCAGCTAAGAAAGGATCTTTTGTCCTATCAACTGTTAGCACAATCTTATGAAATCCGCTCTCTTCCCCTTCCATCCGCTGTAGCTGCCGTATTGATAGACCGCTATATGCCTAAAGAAATCGACTACTTAACACAGATGAAGGCTGATTTATATTATAGCAATCTGGGATCTAGCGTAGGAAATGCAATGATTGATGCTATTTCTCAGTTTGTAAATGGAGCTACTTATTTCAATTTTGCTAGCTTTGCTGGTCAACAGCCGATGACAGCGATGGCTACAGATACTTTCCCTGGATCCATGGAAACCGCTCAAGCAAAACTCGCTTTAGAAAAACAGCAATCAAAACTTTATCTAGAGTATGCCAACAAGGCACTAGAAGAGGTAAAAACCCAATTAGCTCGTGTCCAAAATGATACAGTCATAACCAATGAGCAACGTCTACGCATTACAGACGCTTTGCAGGGGTATGCGGATAACCTCAATGCTATCAGCGGCTCCCTGGTCTTACTACAAATCTATCTTAATCCACTGAGGGTGGGAGTTCGTGACGGAAATCAAGGCGGGGGAGACACCGGAAAAGATCCCGAAGGAACTTTCCACGTCTTTGGAGGGCAGGATCAATGGCAAGCGCGTTTAGAGACTCTAGAAGACGCCCTGGTCTCAGGACTCCCATCCAATATTATTAGCGGAGGATTGTTCCCAGTACAAGCAAGTGTACAGGCGGATCAGCAAGCTTTCGCAGACATGGGCCAAAGCTATCAGTTGGAAATGCAAATGCATATGACTGCTATGCAACAAGAATGGACTGTTGTTGCCACATCTTTACAAATTCTTAACCAGATCTATCTCGGATTAACTAGAAAACTTGCGGGATAG
- a CDS encoding deoxyribonuclease IV, translating into MFILPPPQEPLLGAHTSASGGLHNALYEGRDIGATTVQLFTANQRQWKRRSLTQNMVEQFRIALEETSLSYIMSHAGYLNNPGAPNPEILEKTRICMHQEIVDCIALGISFVNFHPGAALSKEKESCLDRAITSFSQLAPLFETDPPLVVLLETTAGQGSLIGSSFEELAYLIQGLKAHIPVGVCLDTCHIFAAGYDISSPEGWEQVLKHFDEVIGLSFLRALHLNDSVFDLGKNKDRHAPIGEGCIGSESFCFLMRDERTRKLPKYLETPGGPDLWTKEIRFLQKASTR; encoded by the coding sequence ATGTTCATCCTTCCTCCTCCCCAAGAACCTTTATTAGGAGCCCACACGTCTGCTTCCGGAGGACTCCATAACGCTCTTTATGAGGGGCGAGACATCGGCGCAACGACCGTTCAGCTATTTACTGCCAACCAACGTCAATGGAAACGACGTTCTTTAACGCAGAATATGGTAGAGCAATTCAGAATAGCCCTAGAAGAGACTTCTTTATCGTACATAATGAGTCATGCCGGCTATTTGAATAATCCTGGGGCCCCCAACCCTGAGATACTGGAAAAAACTCGTATTTGCATGCATCAAGAAATCGTCGATTGCATCGCTCTAGGTATTTCTTTTGTTAACTTTCACCCTGGAGCGGCTCTTTCGAAAGAGAAAGAGAGCTGCCTGGACCGAGCAATTACCAGCTTCTCACAACTAGCTCCCCTTTTCGAAACAGATCCCCCTCTTGTTGTTCTTCTTGAGACCACAGCAGGCCAAGGCTCCTTGATAGGAAGCTCTTTTGAAGAACTTGCTTATCTGATCCAGGGATTGAAAGCACACATACCTGTGGGCGTTTGTTTAGATACTTGCCATATTTTCGCTGCTGGGTACGACATTTCTTCTCCAGAAGGTTGGGAACAAGTCCTAAAACATTTTGATGAGGTTATTGGTCTTTCTTTTTTACGAGCGCTTCACTTGAACGACTCTGTTTTTGATCTTGGAAAGAATAAGGACCGTCACGCTCCCATTGGAGAAGGCTGCATAGGATCAGAAAGTTTTTGCTTTCTCATGCGCGATGAGCGCACACGCAAGCTTCCTAAATACTTGGAAACTCCTGGAGGCCCAGACTTATGGACAAAAGAGATCCGTTTTTTACAAAAAGCGAGCACACGTTAA
- a CDS encoding polyprenyl synthetase family protein, which produces MDDFNDYRSKVENKLRDSLEDFGNAQQGLRRPIEYALLSGGKRVRPLLVCLFADGLQKGREVLDTAIAVEYIHTSTLIADDLPCMDNDDMRRGKPAVHKAFDEASALLASYALIPAAYARIRKNAKILKERVSVQQEVEDAYEDILELIEQRFGVGGILGGQYEDVFFQDFTQESVLGIIKKKTGALFEIACVAGWLFGGGARECASLVSAFAEHFGILFQIRDDLADLHQDDQEEKKLNYALLFGEQAAKDLLDKAFEQCIKNLCLLKDEGLKLVKPLEGLCQRVFYKRNK; this is translated from the coding sequence ATGGATGATTTTAATGATTATCGATCGAAGGTGGAAAACAAGCTCCGCGATTCTTTAGAGGATTTTGGAAATGCTCAACAGGGATTACGGAGACCCATAGAGTATGCTCTTTTGAGTGGAGGGAAGCGTGTGCGTCCTTTGCTCGTTTGTCTGTTTGCAGATGGCCTCCAAAAGGGACGAGAAGTTTTGGATACAGCCATCGCTGTGGAATATATCCACACTTCCACGTTAATAGCAGATGATCTGCCTTGCATGGATAATGATGACATGCGTAGAGGAAAGCCGGCTGTGCATAAGGCTTTTGATGAAGCTTCTGCTCTCCTTGCTTCGTATGCGCTGATTCCTGCTGCTTATGCAAGGATCCGAAAAAATGCAAAGATTTTGAAAGAGAGGGTTTCTGTTCAACAAGAGGTAGAGGATGCTTATGAGGACATTTTAGAGCTAATTGAACAGCGCTTTGGTGTTGGAGGGATTTTAGGGGGACAATATGAAGACGTCTTCTTTCAGGATTTCACGCAAGAGAGTGTTTTAGGTATTATCAAGAAGAAAACCGGGGCTCTTTTTGAAATAGCTTGTGTAGCTGGATGGTTATTTGGAGGCGGAGCACGAGAATGCGCCTCTTTGGTCTCTGCCTTTGCAGAACATTTTGGGATTCTTTTTCAAATACGAGATGATCTTGCTGATTTGCATCAAGATGATCAGGAAGAAAAAAAACTGAATTATGCTCTTCTTTTTGGAGAGCAAGCTGCGAAAGATTTACTTGATAAAGCTTTTGAGCAGTGTATTAAAAATCTTTGTTTGCTGAAGGATGAGGGGCTAAAACTCGTGAAGCCCTTAGAAGGGTTGTGCCAGCGTGTTTTTTATAAAAGAAATAAATAA
- a CDS encoding lipid II flippase MurJ, producing MRKDDEGSLVRSLFNLLSGTFFSRLTGMLREIVMATYFGADPLVASFWLAFRTIFFLRKLLGGPILGLAFIPHFEFLRAQDISRATFFFRSFSKFFCYSAIIFTLVIELGLGVWCSCVTGSLFDTLLLTIILLPSGIFLMMYTVNSTLLHCEKKFLSVGLAPSVVNVLWIGTVFLARNYDPRNRIFGLAVVLVVGFVLEWAVTLPGVMKFLGQSRETPKERDSIRALIAPLSLGLLSMGIFQLNLLCDMWLARYLNEVGPLYLMYSVRIQQLPVHLFGLGVFTVLLPAISRCVQDNEHQQGYALLRFSLKLTVAVMLVMTMGLLLLALPGVRVLYEHGVFPTTAVHAIVEVLRGYSGSIIPMALAPLVSALFYARRNYKVPMLVGIAAAVANMILNIVGCFVCKHVAVLAYATSVASWSQLAILWYYAGKSLPIYKGLMWKTFKESGKTVVTTILAAFITIGINILTNTTYVVFIHPLANPAKPLESFLDQCEVFFAESALFLAVLFGLAKVLRAEDLLNLTSFQYWKGHQSILRN from the coding sequence ATGAGAAAAGACGATGAAGGGTCGCTAGTGCGCTCGTTGTTTAATTTGTTGTCCGGAACATTTTTTAGCCGTCTTACTGGGATGTTGCGCGAGATTGTTATGGCTACCTATTTCGGCGCAGATCCCCTAGTGGCTTCTTTTTGGTTGGCTTTTCGGACCATCTTTTTTTTACGAAAACTTTTAGGGGGGCCTATTCTCGGGCTCGCTTTTATTCCGCATTTTGAGTTTCTACGTGCGCAGGATATTTCTAGAGCAACTTTTTTCTTTAGAAGCTTTTCTAAATTCTTTTGTTACAGCGCCATAATATTTACTTTAGTTATAGAATTAGGGCTTGGCGTCTGGTGTTCTTGCGTTACTGGAAGTTTATTCGATACGTTACTTTTAACGATTATTCTGCTTCCGTCAGGAATTTTTCTGATGATGTATACCGTGAATTCCACGTTGTTGCATTGTGAAAAGAAGTTTTTGAGCGTGGGATTAGCTCCTTCTGTTGTTAATGTACTGTGGATAGGAACCGTATTTTTAGCGAGAAATTATGATCCGCGCAATCGTATTTTTGGATTGGCGGTGGTTCTTGTTGTGGGCTTTGTTCTAGAGTGGGCGGTAACGCTTCCTGGGGTCATGAAGTTTTTAGGGCAAAGTAGGGAAACTCCAAAAGAGCGCGATAGTATTCGTGCATTAATTGCTCCGCTTTCTCTCGGGTTATTATCGATGGGGATTTTCCAGTTGAATTTGCTGTGTGATATGTGGCTTGCAAGATACCTCAATGAGGTTGGCCCCTTATATCTCATGTATTCTGTCCGTATACAGCAGCTGCCTGTTCATTTATTTGGGCTCGGGGTATTTACGGTCCTTCTTCCCGCGATTTCTCGTTGTGTTCAAGATAATGAACATCAACAAGGATATGCTCTTTTGCGGTTTTCCTTGAAGCTTACGGTAGCTGTGATGTTAGTGATGACTATGGGGTTGTTGTTGCTAGCTTTACCTGGGGTGCGCGTGCTTTATGAGCATGGAGTTTTCCCGACCACAGCTGTGCATGCCATTGTAGAAGTGCTTCGGGGATATAGTGGGAGTATTATCCCTATGGCTTTAGCTCCCCTTGTTTCTGCCCTGTTCTATGCTAGACGCAATTATAAAGTGCCCATGCTTGTAGGCATTGCTGCTGCCGTTGCGAACATGATTCTCAACATAGTTGGATGTTTTGTTTGCAAACATGTTGCTGTTTTAGCTTATGCGACCTCTGTAGCCTCTTGGAGCCAATTGGCTATTTTATGGTATTATGCAGGAAAGAGCTTGCCTATTTACAAGGGATTAATGTGGAAGACTTTTAAAGAGAGTGGAAAAACAGTTGTAACAACGATTCTTGCCGCGTTTATTACGATTGGAATTAATATTTTGACTAACACTACATACGTAGTGTTCATCCACCCCCTGGCAAATCCAGCAAAACCTTTAGAGTCTTTCTTAGATCAGTGTGAAGTGTTTTTTGCTGAATCAGCTCTTTTCTTAGCTGTCCTATTTGGGCTGGCAAAGGTTCTGAGAGCGGAAGATCTTCTGAATCTCACATCCTTCCAATATTGGAAAGGGCATCAGTCTATCCTAAGAAACTAG
- a CDS encoding rhodanese-related sulfurtransferase — MEKNYYALAYYYFGSVSNPHEEIALHKQLFKNMDVSCRIYISEEGINGQFSGYQPDAERYMAWLKQRPDFANVKFKIHHVKENVFPRVTVKYRKELVALGCSVDTSKQGKHISPEEWHAKLQENRCLVLDVRNNYEWKIGHFENAVLPDIETFREFPAYADRLAQEHDPANTPIMMYCTGGIRCELYSALLLEKGFKEVYQLDGGVIAYGLKMGTGKWKGKLFVFDDRMAVPIDEADPDVTPISRCSLCNIESDTYYNCANTDCNNLFLCCESCITTHKGCCSTECSQAPRIRVFSAERGNKPFRRKHLCPTIEQCCCATVKSSQQD; from the coding sequence ATGGAAAAGAATTATTATGCTTTAGCGTATTATTACTTTGGCTCTGTAAGCAATCCTCATGAAGAAATTGCTTTGCATAAGCAATTATTCAAGAACATGGATGTTTCTTGCCGAATTTATATCTCTGAAGAAGGCATTAACGGTCAGTTTAGCGGTTATCAGCCAGATGCAGAGCGCTACATGGCATGGCTAAAGCAACGCCCAGATTTTGCGAACGTAAAATTTAAAATTCACCACGTTAAAGAAAATGTTTTTCCTAGGGTTACTGTAAAATATCGCAAAGAGTTGGTTGCTTTGGGATGCTCTGTTGATACCAGCAAGCAGGGAAAACACATTTCTCCCGAGGAGTGGCATGCAAAACTTCAAGAGAATCGTTGTTTAGTTTTAGATGTTCGAAACAACTATGAGTGGAAAATTGGCCATTTTGAAAATGCTGTTCTTCCAGATATTGAGACGTTCCGAGAGTTCCCTGCTTATGCAGACCGCCTTGCTCAAGAACACGATCCTGCAAATACCCCGATAATGATGTATTGCACTGGAGGAATTCGTTGTGAACTCTACTCCGCGCTTCTTTTGGAAAAAGGCTTCAAAGAAGTGTATCAATTGGATGGCGGTGTTATTGCCTATGGTCTAAAAATGGGTACCGGGAAGTGGAAAGGCAAGCTATTCGTGTTTGACGATCGCATGGCCGTACCTATCGACGAAGCAGACCCTGATGTTACTCCCATTTCACGCTGTTCTCTTTGTAATATAGAATCTGACACGTATTACAATTGTGCAAATACGGACTGCAATAATCTGTTCCTTTGCTGTGAATCTTGCATCACAACGCATAAAGGATGTTGTTCAACAGAATGCTCTCAAGCACCTCGTATTCGAGTATTTTCTGCAGAAAGAGGAAACAAACCTTTCCGAAGAAAGCATTTATGCCCAACTATTGAGCAATGCTGTTGCGCGACGGTAAAATCTTCTCAACAAGACTAA